In a genomic window of Sphingomonas lutea:
- a CDS encoding ribonucleotide-diphosphate reductase subunit beta: protein MPLLEARKQYKPFEYPWAFEYWKRQQQIHWMPEEVPLGEDCRDWAQKLDQTERNLLTQIFRFFTQADVEVQDCYHDKYGRVFKPTEIKMMLTAFSNMETVHIAAYSHLLDTIGMPESEYSAFLQYKEMKDKHDYLSTFGVDNDEDIAKTLAMFGGFTEGLQLFASFAMLMNFPRFNKMKGMGQIVSWSVRDESLHCEGIIKLFHTFVKERDCLTKSVKDDIRDICHQTVALEDAFIELAFEQGPINGMSPKEIQKYIRYIADWRMGQLGFKPIFMVDEHPLPWLAPLLNGVEHANFFETRATEYSKAATRGDWNTVWDSFDRRQKAKGDAANDAVSAGDGPDMFEAAGVAAE, encoded by the coding sequence ATGCCCCTGCTCGAAGCCCGCAAGCAGTACAAGCCGTTCGAATACCCCTGGGCGTTCGAATATTGGAAGCGCCAGCAGCAGATCCACTGGATGCCCGAAGAGGTGCCGCTGGGCGAGGATTGCCGCGACTGGGCGCAGAAGCTCGACCAGACCGAGCGCAATCTGCTGACGCAGATCTTCCGCTTCTTCACCCAGGCCGATGTCGAGGTGCAGGATTGCTACCACGACAAATACGGCCGCGTGTTCAAGCCGACCGAGATCAAGATGATGCTGACCGCGTTCAGCAACATGGAAACGGTGCACATCGCGGCTTACTCGCACCTGCTCGACACGATCGGCATGCCCGAGAGCGAATATAGCGCCTTCCTCCAGTACAAGGAGATGAAGGACAAGCACGATTACCTCAGCACCTTCGGCGTCGACAATGACGAGGACATTGCCAAGACGCTGGCGATGTTCGGCGGCTTCACCGAGGGGCTGCAATTGTTCGCCAGCTTCGCGATGCTGATGAACTTCCCGCGCTTCAACAAGATGAAGGGCATGGGCCAGATCGTCAGTTGGTCGGTGCGCGACGAAAGCCTCCATTGCGAAGGCATCATCAAGCTGTTCCACACCTTCGTGAAGGAACGCGATTGCCTGACCAAGTCGGTCAAGGATGACATCCGCGACATCTGTCACCAGACGGTCGCGCTCGAAGATGCGTTCATCGAGCTCGCGTTCGAACAGGGCCCGATCAACGGCATGAGCCCCAAGGAAATCCAGAAGTACATCCGCTACATCGCCGACTGGCGCATGGGGCAGCTGGGCTTCAAGCCGATCTTCATGGTCGACGAACACCCCCTCCCCTGGCTCGCGCCTCTGCTCAACGGCGTCGAGCACGCCAACTTCTTCGAAACCCGCGCGACGGAGTATTCGAAGGCGGCGACGCGCGGCGACTGGAACACCGTGTGGGACAGCTTCGACCGCCGGCAGAAGGCCAAGGGCGATGCGGCGAACGATGCGGTCAGCGCAGGTGATGGACCGGATATGTTTGAGGCTGCTGGGGTGGCGGCGGAGTAG
- a CDS encoding toll/interleukin-1 receptor domain-containing protein — protein sequence MSKKVFISYSHVDQALIDRLHKHLAHLQRDGTISEWYDREIHAGGNIGNEVMAALDSADIFIACASPDYIASNYCYERELNRALEREKTPIGMA from the coding sequence GTGTCGAAAAAGGTTTTCATCTCTTATTCCCATGTCGATCAGGCGCTGATCGACCGCCTTCACAAGCATTTGGCGCACTTGCAGCGGGATGGAACTATCTCGGAGTGGTATGATCGCGAGATTCATGCGGGTGGAAACATAGGCAATGAGGTAATGGCCGCGCTCGACAGCGCCGACATCTTTATAGCTTGTGCCAGTCCGGACTACATTGCGTCGAATTACTGTTACGAACGCGAGCTCAATCGTGCTTTGGAGCGCGAAAAGACTCCCATCGGAATGGCTTGA
- a CDS encoding RidA family protein, with protein sequence MPAISHAGLVFTSGQLPRLPDGTHTADRSFEEQVRLTLDNLDRVLTLAGTSRNRVLHVTAFLVGIDHWEAFNPIYAEYFGDWRPTRTVVPVPALHFGYLVEIEAIAAAG encoded by the coding sequence GTGCCCGCGATCTCCCATGCCGGCCTGGTCTTCACCTCGGGCCAGTTGCCGCGCCTGCCCGACGGCACGCACACCGCCGACCGCAGTTTTGAGGAGCAGGTGCGCCTGACGCTCGACAATCTCGACCGCGTGCTGACCCTCGCCGGCACCAGCCGGAATCGCGTCCTCCACGTCACCGCCTTCCTCGTCGGCATCGACCATTGGGAGGCCTTCAACCCCATCTATGCGGAGTATTTCGGCGACTGGCGCCCGACCCGCACCGTGGTCCCCGTCCCTGCCCTCCACTTCGGCTATCTGGTCGAAATCGAGGCGATCGCCGCGGCCGGCTAG
- a CDS encoding alpha/beta fold hydrolase — protein MFGPDTPSPRVPTVMHSTRTGSGPPLILVHGLGNTPRAWDPIVPALAARRELVILTLPGHDGAPTEHDSGTFDGLTRSVAEFVAAQRLDRAAMVGSSLGARMVLELARRGHAGPVVALNPGGFWRGGERTLFRSTLRASLALLHGLARTRTLKPLARTVPGRSLLLAQLSAHPWKLDGNIVAAELDALAHTPTAAALIDDLARGPEQRGPAAPGAGAVTIGWGRHDRLCLARQAARARAAFPSARFHWFAHSGHYPMWDEPAATARLILDSIAPPAA, from the coding sequence ATGTTCGGCCCCGATACCCCCTCCCCGCGCGTTCCCACCGTCATGCACAGCACACGCACCGGCTCCGGCCCGCCGCTCATCCTTGTCCATGGCCTCGGCAACACGCCGCGCGCGTGGGATCCGATCGTCCCCGCGCTCGCCGCCCGGCGCGAGCTGGTGATCCTCACCTTGCCCGGCCACGACGGCGCGCCAACCGAACATGACAGCGGCACCTTCGACGGGCTTACCCGCAGCGTGGCGGAATTCGTCGCCGCGCAGCGCCTCGACCGCGCGGCGATGGTCGGAAGCTCGCTCGGTGCGCGCATGGTGCTGGAACTGGCGCGGCGCGGCCATGCCGGGCCGGTCGTCGCGCTCAATCCCGGCGGCTTCTGGCGCGGCGGGGAGCGGACCTTGTTTCGGTCGACCCTGCGCGCGTCACTGGCGCTGCTTCACGGCCTTGCCCGCACACGCACGCTAAAGCCGCTGGCGCGCACCGTGCCCGGTCGGTCGTTGCTGCTTGCGCAGCTGTCGGCGCATCCATGGAAACTGGACGGGAACATCGTCGCCGCGGAGCTCGACGCGCTCGCCCACACGCCCACCGCCGCGGCGCTGATCGACGATCTCGCGCGCGGGCCGGAACAGCGCGGGCCTGCCGCGCCCGGCGCCGGCGCGGTGACGATCGGCTGGGGTCGCCACGACCGCCTGTGCCTCGCCCGCCAGGCGGCTCGCGCCCGCGCCGCCTTCCCCAGCGCGCGGTTTCACTGGTTCGCGCACAGCGGCCATTACCCGATGTGGGATGAGCCCGCCGCCACCGCGCGCCTGATCCTCGATTCGATCGCACCGCCCGCCGCTTAG
- a CDS encoding TSUP family transporter — MLLLALLIPLGIAASIFMALLIRSAMARGALPKAEALVLGAITNFFDTLGIGSFAPTMAWFKFRRLLPDRLIPCTMLVGHTPPSMTQGIIFLILLGVFVDPVLLVGCVLALLLGGIFGAPLVVQSRVWIIQLIVGISLLVAAGFYGLANLNLMPGGGTATSLPLTLMIVAIVANFIFGLLLNYGVGNYAPSLAMFSLMGMDPRMSFPIMAAGAGMAGAAAGIRHIKYGEIDLKLALGLTIGGIPAVFVAAFIVKEMPLATLRWLVLVVVLYAGLVMLRSALGGRRDEQKLTPEAAAGPV; from the coding sequence ATGTTGCTACTGGCGCTCCTGATCCCGCTGGGGATCGCGGCCTCGATCTTCATGGCCCTGCTGATCCGATCGGCGATGGCCCGTGGCGCGCTGCCCAAGGCCGAAGCGCTGGTGCTGGGCGCAATCACCAACTTCTTTGACACGCTCGGCATCGGATCGTTCGCGCCGACCATGGCGTGGTTCAAGTTCCGCCGCCTCCTGCCCGACCGCCTGATCCCGTGCACCATGCTCGTCGGCCACACGCCGCCGTCGATGACTCAGGGCATCATCTTCCTCATTCTGCTCGGCGTCTTCGTCGATCCCGTGCTGCTCGTCGGCTGCGTCCTCGCCTTGCTGCTCGGCGGCATCTTCGGTGCGCCCCTCGTTGTCCAGTCGCGGGTGTGGATCATCCAGTTGATCGTCGGCATTTCGCTGCTCGTCGCCGCAGGCTTCTATGGCCTCGCGAACCTCAACCTGATGCCGGGCGGCGGCACCGCGACGTCCTTGCCGCTGACACTGATGATCGTCGCCATCGTCGCCAACTTCATTTTCGGGCTTCTGCTCAACTATGGGGTCGGCAATTATGCGCCGTCGCTAGCGATGTTCAGCCTGATGGGCATGGACCCGCGGATGAGCTTCCCGATCATGGCGGCGGGTGCGGGCATGGCCGGCGCGGCAGCAGGCATCCGCCACATCAAATATGGGGAGATCGACCTCAAGCTTGCGCTCGGACTGACGATCGGCGGCATTCCGGCAGTGTTCGTCGCCGCCTTCATCGTCAAGGAGATGCCCTTGGCGACGCTGCGCTGGCTCGTCCTGGTCGTGGTCCTGTACGCCGGCCTCGTCATGCTCCGATCGGCACTCGGCGGGCGGCGCGACGAGCAGAAACTGACGCCCGAGGCCGCCGCCGGTCCGGTTTAG
- a CDS encoding thermonuclease family protein yields MALGIWPTLDPALVEPPAFLSTDPERVDETFTRCGRGRGHACVVDGDTFKLGQRKVRIIGIDAPEVQGACAEEVRLAEESTRKLQALLNQGPFEMVGRFDEMQDRYGRDLRIVRRVLPGGGYQSIADDMRASGLAHRYLGRKRSWC; encoded by the coding sequence GTGGCCCTGGGCATCTGGCCGACGCTCGATCCGGCGCTGGTCGAGCCGCCGGCGTTCCTGTCGACCGACCCGGAGCGGGTCGACGAGACCTTCACGCGCTGCGGCCGGGGTCGGGGCCATGCCTGCGTGGTTGACGGCGACACCTTCAAGCTCGGGCAGCGCAAGGTCCGCATCATCGGCATCGACGCCCCTGAAGTGCAGGGCGCGTGCGCCGAGGAGGTGAGGCTGGCCGAGGAATCGACCCGCAAGCTTCAGGCACTGCTCAACCAGGGCCCGTTCGAGATGGTCGGCCGGTTCGACGAGATGCAGGACCGCTACGGCCGGGACCTGCGCATCGTCCGCCGCGTGCTTCCGGGTGGCGGCTATCAATCGATTGCCGACGATATGCGGGCAAGCGGGCTTGCCCACCGCTACCTCGGTCGGAAGCGCAGTTGGTGCTAG
- the pepN gene encoding aminopeptidase N, whose amino-acid sequence MADVRSPTLPGDPQSAEAPPSPTHVTTRREDYRAPDWLVPEIALDFSLDLERTRVRAILSVERNGDHDRPLKLDGDGLALLKVKLDGADAAARQDGEQLVIDIAGDRATVETEVEISPAANTQLMGLYASGGMLCTQCEAEGFRRITFFPDRPDVLSRYRVRMEGDAARFPVLLSNGNRVATGEAADGRHWAEWEDPFPKPCYLFALVAGDLQANSDRFTTASGREVELNIYVRAADLPKTAHAMHSLKQAMAWDEQVYGREYDLDLFNIVAVSDFNMGAMENKGLNVFNTAYVLADQDTATDGDFDNIARVVAHEYFHNWSGNRVTCRDWFQLSLKEGFTVFRDQGFSADIGSAAVKRIEDVRVLRAAQFPEDSGPLAHAVRPDSYLEISNFYTATVYNKGAELIRMFHTLLGPEKFRAGTDLYFDRHDGEAATCDDFVAALEDASGVDLSRFKIWYSQAGTPHVRAHISHDADAKAALLHLSQHLAPTPGQAVKQVMPIPLRTALIDRHSGEQIGDERLIVLDEAEQAFRFDGVGSAPMLSINRGFSAPILLDVARGPGELERLAQADGDPFARYEAIQELMMRALVAGAQANAVDADTVVEAIAATLADDRIDAAFKAEAILAPSEALIADRLDVVVPDAVHRARDALRAAVGARLSDAMLAAHRQEGGAGNDLSPEAKGIRRLRSVALGYFAAGDATAGAALAKAQFDGADNMTDRQGALGLLVSLDGPERVQALDAFYLRFREDPLVLDKWFGLQAMAQRAETVDEVLKLAEHPDFTISNPNRLRALAGSFAANHWAFHSPDGRGYAFLADMILAADKLNPQTAARLVPPLGRWRRFEPHRSKLMRAQLERVAGTSGLSKDVYEQASKSLV is encoded by the coding sequence ATGGCCGATGTCCGCTCCCCAACCCTCCCCGGCGACCCGCAAAGCGCCGAGGCGCCGCCGTCCCCGACCCATGTCACCACCCGGCGCGAGGATTATCGCGCTCCCGACTGGCTGGTGCCGGAAATCGCGCTCGATTTCTCGCTCGATCTCGAGCGGACGCGCGTTCGCGCCATCTTGTCGGTCGAGCGGAACGGCGACCACGACAGGCCGCTGAAGCTCGACGGCGACGGGCTGGCGCTGCTCAAGGTCAAGCTCGATGGCGCGGACGCTGCGGCGCGGCAAGACGGCGAGCAGCTGGTCATCGACATTGCCGGCGATCGCGCCACGGTCGAGACCGAGGTCGAGATCTCCCCCGCCGCCAACACGCAGCTGATGGGCCTGTATGCCTCAGGCGGAATGCTCTGCACCCAGTGCGAAGCCGAAGGTTTTCGCCGAATCACCTTTTTCCCCGACCGGCCCGACGTACTGTCGCGCTACCGGGTTCGGATGGAAGGCGACGCGGCGCGCTTCCCGGTGCTGCTGTCGAACGGCAACCGCGTCGCCACGGGCGAAGCGGCGGACGGGCGGCATTGGGCCGAATGGGAAGATCCGTTTCCCAAGCCCTGCTACTTGTTCGCGCTGGTTGCGGGCGACCTGCAGGCCAACAGCGACCGATTCACCACCGCGTCGGGGCGCGAGGTCGAGCTCAACATCTACGTCCGCGCCGCCGATCTGCCCAAAACGGCGCACGCCATGCACAGCCTCAAGCAGGCGATGGCGTGGGACGAGCAGGTCTATGGCCGCGAATATGACCTCGACCTGTTCAACATCGTCGCGGTCAGCGACTTCAATATGGGAGCAATGGAGAACAAGGGCCTCAACGTCTTCAACACGGCCTATGTCCTGGCCGACCAGGACACCGCGACCGATGGCGATTTCGACAATATCGCGCGGGTCGTGGCGCACGAATATTTCCACAATTGGTCGGGCAACCGGGTCACCTGCCGCGACTGGTTCCAGCTGTCGCTCAAGGAGGGCTTCACCGTCTTTCGCGACCAGGGCTTTTCGGCCGACATCGGCAGCGCCGCGGTCAAGAGGATCGAGGATGTGCGCGTGCTTCGCGCGGCGCAATTTCCGGAGGATTCGGGGCCGCTGGCGCATGCCGTCCGGCCCGACAGCTACCTTGAGATTTCGAACTTCTACACCGCGACCGTGTATAACAAGGGCGCGGAGCTGATCCGCATGTTCCACACCCTTCTGGGACCGGAAAAGTTCCGCGCCGGCACCGACCTCTATTTCGACCGTCACGATGGCGAGGCCGCGACGTGCGACGATTTCGTTGCAGCGCTGGAGGATGCAAGCGGGGTCGACCTGTCTCGGTTCAAAATCTGGTATTCGCAGGCCGGGACGCCGCACGTCCGTGCCCACATTTCGCATGATGCCGATGCCAAGGCGGCGCTGCTGCATTTGTCCCAGCATCTGGCGCCGACCCCGGGCCAGGCGGTCAAGCAGGTCATGCCGATCCCGCTTCGCACCGCGCTGATCGACAGGCACAGCGGCGAGCAGATCGGCGACGAACGCTTGATCGTGCTCGACGAGGCCGAGCAGGCGTTCCGCTTTGACGGCGTCGGCAGTGCGCCGATGTTGTCGATCAATCGCGGCTTTTCCGCGCCGATCCTCCTCGATGTCGCCCGCGGCCCGGGCGAGCTCGAGCGGCTGGCCCAGGCCGATGGCGATCCCTTCGCTCGCTATGAAGCGATTCAGGAATTGATGATGCGTGCCTTGGTCGCGGGCGCGCAGGCCAATGCGGTCGATGCCGATACGGTGGTCGAAGCGATCGCCGCGACTCTGGCCGACGACAGGATCGATGCGGCGTTCAAGGCCGAAGCCATATTGGCGCCGAGCGAGGCGTTGATCGCCGACCGCCTGGACGTTGTCGTCCCCGATGCGGTTCATCGCGCCCGCGACGCCCTGCGCGCGGCAGTGGGTGCGCGCTTGTCGGACGCGATGCTGGCCGCGCATCGGCAGGAGGGCGGAGCCGGAAATGATTTATCGCCCGAAGCTAAGGGCATTCGCCGGTTGCGCAGCGTCGCGCTCGGCTATTTCGCCGCCGGCGATGCGACGGCTGGCGCGGCGCTGGCCAAGGCGCAATTCGATGGCGCCGACAATATGACCGACCGGCAAGGCGCTCTCGGTTTGCTCGTCTCGCTCGACGGGCCGGAGCGCGTGCAGGCGCTTGACGCCTTCTACCTGCGCTTTCGCGAGGATCCGCTGGTGCTCGACAAATGGTTCGGGCTGCAGGCGATGGCGCAGCGGGCGGAAACGGTGGATGAGGTTCTCAAGCTCGCCGAGCACCCCGACTTCACCATTTCCAATCCCAACCGGCTGCGCGCGCTGGCCGGATCCTTCGCCGCGAACCATTGGGCGTTCCATTCGCCCGACGGCCGCGGCTATGCCTTTCTTGCCGACATGATCCTGGCGGCGGACAAGCTCAACCCGCAGACCGCGGCACGGCTGGTGCCGCCGCTCGGCCGCTGGCGTCGGTTCGAACCGCACCGCAGCAAGCTGATGCGGGCACAGCTCGAGCGCGTCGCGGGGACGTCAGGCTTGTCGAAGGACGTGTACGAGCAGGCGTCGAAAAGCCTGGTCTAG
- a CDS encoding ABC-type transport auxiliary lipoprotein family protein translates to MTNALRVLAPVALALAVAGCSLSGLLGGGKTPATLLTLTPEAADPGSIARTANAGQAVTIAVPAVAKEIRSNRVPVQVSPTDVQYVKDLQWVDTPDKLFADLVAETIRRTTGRVVLGSKQSALDPGLVVNGELQQFGYNAQTGQVVVQYDATLSTEGGTRVEARRFTANVPADGTNLTVGPALNRAANQVAADVARWIGG, encoded by the coding sequence ATGACGAATGCGCTGCGTGTCCTCGCCCCGGTTGCGCTTGCGCTGGCGGTCGCGGGTTGCTCGCTCAGTGGACTGCTCGGCGGTGGCAAGACGCCGGCGACCCTGCTGACTTTGACGCCCGAAGCGGCGGATCCCGGCTCGATCGCGCGGACGGCGAACGCCGGGCAGGCCGTGACCATCGCCGTGCCCGCGGTCGCCAAGGAAATCCGCAGCAATCGCGTGCCGGTGCAGGTCAGCCCGACCGATGTCCAGTACGTCAAGGACCTGCAGTGGGTGGATACGCCCGACAAATTGTTTGCCGACCTGGTTGCTGAAACGATTCGCCGGACGACGGGGCGCGTGGTGCTTGGCTCCAAGCAATCGGCGCTCGATCCCGGCCTCGTTGTCAACGGCGAGCTCCAGCAGTTCGGCTACAATGCCCAGACCGGCCAGGTTGTCGTCCAATATGACGCGACCTTGTCGACCGAAGGCGGTACCCGCGTCGAAGCGCGCCGCTTCACCGCGAACGTCCCCGCCGATGGCACCAACCTCACCGTCGGTCCGGCGTTGAACCGCGCCGCCAACCAGGTCGCCGCCGACGTCGCGCGGTGGATCGGCGGCTGA
- a CDS encoding MlaD family protein, with amino-acid sequence METRSNYVMVGAVTVALLTGVLLFIVWLAGLSDRSVKCFDIYFSQAVGGLNKGSNVTFSGVPVGAVKQISLLPDRPEFVWVRVEVDEQTPVLQGTTAQIKDIGFTGVREIQLDGGARGSRPIAQNGPQGCPVIPSTSSGLGALLNSAPEVLERINRLTERLTELLSDENQNAVSDILENVEVTTDVLAKRAPELADAIADARIAARNAGVAAQRVGVLADSTTRLVNEEGRPAAQDLRKSIAAIQQTTANLDAMIADARPGVQNLSKSTLPEVNRLVRDLRGLTESLQGVTQRVEQGGIGGALGPEKLPDYDPRRRR; translated from the coding sequence ATGGAAACGCGTTCGAACTATGTGATGGTCGGCGCGGTGACCGTGGCCCTGCTCACCGGCGTGCTGCTGTTCATCGTCTGGCTTGCCGGCCTGTCCGACAGGTCGGTCAAATGCTTCGACATTTACTTCAGCCAGGCGGTCGGCGGGCTCAACAAGGGGTCCAACGTGACCTTCTCCGGCGTGCCGGTCGGCGCAGTGAAGCAGATTTCGCTGCTGCCCGATCGTCCCGAATTCGTGTGGGTGCGGGTCGAAGTCGATGAACAGACGCCGGTGCTTCAGGGCACGACCGCGCAGATCAAGGACATCGGCTTCACCGGCGTGCGCGAAATCCAGCTCGACGGTGGCGCCCGCGGCAGCCGGCCGATCGCGCAGAACGGTCCGCAGGGCTGCCCAGTCATCCCGTCCACCTCGAGCGGCCTTGGCGCCCTGCTCAACAGCGCGCCGGAAGTCCTCGAGCGGATCAATCGCTTGACCGAGCGCCTGACCGAACTTCTGAGCGACGAGAACCAGAATGCCGTGTCCGACATTCTTGAGAATGTCGAAGTCACCACGGACGTGCTTGCCAAGCGCGCGCCCGAGCTTGCCGACGCGATTGCCGATGCGCGCATTGCAGCGCGCAACGCCGGCGTTGCTGCCCAGCGCGTGGGCGTCCTCGCCGACAGCACGACGCGCCTGGTGAATGAAGAGGGGCGGCCGGCAGCGCAGGATTTGCGCAAGTCCATCGCCGCCATCCAGCAGACCACGGCCAACCTCGATGCGATGATCGCCGATGCGCGGCCCGGCGTGCAGAACCTCAGCAAGTCGACCCTGCCCGAGGTCAACCGGCTGGTTCGTGACCTGCGCGGCCTGACCGAATCGCTCCAGGGCGTCACGCAGCGCGTCGAGCAGGGCGGCATCGGTGGTGCGCTCGGGCCTGAAAAACTCCCCGATTACGATCCCAGGAGACGGCGATGA
- a CDS encoding ABC transporter ATP-binding protein: MERETVIQVRGLKNSFGEQIIHDGLDLDVRRGEIIGVVGGSGTGKSVLMRSIIGLQTPDSGEVEVLGENMVGRNDDEAKNIRRRWGILFQNGALFSTLTVAENVEVPIREYFPFLKPPLLDEIASYKIAMSGLPANAGPKFPSELSGGMRKRAGLARALALDPELLFLDEPTAGLDPIGAAAFDELIRSLQKRLELTVFLITHDLDTLHEICDRVAVLADKKVIAVDTIPNLLALDHPWIQEYFNGPRGRAAAVSHEEQAGT; the protein is encoded by the coding sequence ATGGAACGCGAAACCGTGATTCAGGTGCGCGGGCTGAAGAACAGCTTCGGCGAACAGATCATTCACGATGGCCTCGATCTCGACGTCCGGCGCGGCGAGATCATCGGCGTGGTCGGCGGATCGGGCACCGGCAAGTCGGTGCTGATGCGATCGATCATCGGCTTGCAGACGCCCGATTCGGGCGAAGTCGAGGTGCTCGGCGAGAATATGGTCGGTCGCAACGACGATGAGGCCAAGAATATTCGTCGTCGCTGGGGCATCCTCTTCCAGAACGGCGCGCTATTCTCGACGCTGACGGTCGCGGAGAATGTCGAGGTTCCGATCCGCGAATATTTCCCGTTCTTGAAACCTCCGCTGCTCGACGAGATCGCGTCCTACAAGATCGCGATGAGCGGCCTGCCCGCCAACGCCGGGCCCAAGTTCCCGTCGGAGCTGTCGGGCGGCATGCGCAAGCGCGCCGGGCTTGCGCGCGCCCTTGCGCTCGATCCGGAGCTGCTGTTCCTGGACGAGCCGACCGCGGGGCTTGATCCGATCGGCGCGGCCGCGTTCGATGAGCTAATCCGCTCGCTGCAGAAGCGGCTTGAGCTGACGGTGTTCCTGATCACCCACGATCTCGACACGCTGCATGAAATTTGTGACCGGGTTGCCGTTCTTGCCGACAAGAAGGTCATCGCGGTCGATACGATTCCGAATCTCTTGGCTTTGGATCATCCTTGGATACAAGAGTATTTTAACGGCCCGCGCGGAAGAGCGGCAGCCGTCAGTCATGAGGAGCAGGCGGGGACCTGA
- a CDS encoding ABC transporter permease, producing the protein MDAGEQSATDASQASTYKVAGALTITRAATTQREIDALSDPLVIDLSDVDRMDTVGAWLVYRAVRDRGAKVVGASRNEVSLLEQVGEFDVPARVRPEEKGGAVRVVQEIGEWVFEAGRTMVGLLGFFGAVLVGFANVIRRPKRFRVNAVVQRFDVVGVRALGIIGLMSFLIGIVIAQQGSVQLEQFGAEIFTINLIGRITVRELGTLMTAIMVAGRSGSAFAAQIGTMKITEEIDAMRTIGVSPIEALVIPRMIAAIVMMPLLAFWAMLTALIGGGIFVWLDIGIAPGTYIQRLQEVTPITDLWIGLIKAPVFGFIIALSGCFQGMLVQGNSEEVGTRTTTAVVQSIFLVIVLDAVFAVFFSSIGWR; encoded by the coding sequence ATGGACGCTGGAGAGCAAAGCGCGACGGACGCAAGCCAAGCCTCGACCTACAAGGTCGCGGGCGCGCTGACGATCACGCGCGCGGCGACCACCCAGCGCGAAATCGATGCGTTGTCCGATCCGCTGGTCATCGACCTGTCCGACGTCGATCGCATGGACACGGTTGGCGCGTGGCTGGTCTATCGCGCCGTCCGCGACCGCGGCGCCAAGGTCGTCGGCGCCAGCCGCAACGAGGTCAGCCTGCTCGAACAGGTCGGCGAATTCGACGTCCCCGCCCGCGTCCGCCCGGAGGAGAAGGGCGGTGCCGTCCGGGTCGTCCAGGAAATCGGCGAATGGGTCTTCGAGGCTGGCCGCACCATGGTGGGCCTGCTCGGCTTCTTCGGCGCGGTGCTGGTCGGCTTCGCCAACGTTATCCGCCGGCCCAAGCGATTCCGCGTCAACGCCGTCGTTCAGCGATTCGATGTCGTCGGCGTCCGCGCGCTCGGAATTATCGGCTTGATGAGTTTCCTCATCGGCATCGTCATCGCGCAGCAGGGTTCGGTCCAGCTCGAGCAGTTCGGCGCGGAGATATTCACCATCAACCTGATCGGCCGCATCACGGTGCGGGAGCTCGGCACCCTCATGACGGCAATCATGGTCGCGGGCCGCTCGGGCTCGGCCTTCGCGGCGCAGATCGGGACGATGAAGATTACCGAGGAAATCGACGCCATGCGCACCATCGGCGTCTCGCCGATCGAAGCGCTGGTCATCCCGCGCATGATCGCCGCGATCGTCATGATGCCGTTGCTCGCCTTTTGGGCGATGCTGACCGCGCTGATCGGCGGCGGCATCTTCGTCTGGCTCGACATCGGGATCGCCCCCGGCACCTACATTCAGCGGCTGCAGGAAGTGACCCCGATCACCGATTTGTGGATCGGCCTCATCAAGGCGCCCGTGTTCGGATTCATCATCGCCTTGTCGGGCTGCTTCCAGGGCATGCTTGTGCAGGGCAACAGCGAGGAAGTGGGCACGCGCACAACTACCGCCGTCGTCCAGTCGATCTTCCTCGTCATCGTCCTCGACGCCGTTTTCGCCGTTTTCTTCAGCTCGATCGGATGGCGCTGA